A genomic stretch from Candidatus Cloacimonadota bacterium includes:
- a CDS encoding DUF4911 domain-containing protein: MNFKILKESFLVDKTKRILIKIPSDELMYFGYFIEGFEGWCNYTTPDKNESVLQVDIAPDFVEEFGIMLQFMRDWEL, encoded by the coding sequence ATGAATTTTAAAATCTTAAAAGAATCTTTTTTAGTAGATAAAACAAAGCGAATTCTCATCAAAATCCCTTCTGATGAATTGATGTATTTCGGTTACTTTATCGAAGGTTTCGAGGGCTGGTGCAATTATACGACTCCGGATAAAAATGAATCTGTTCTGCAGGTGGATATTGCTCCGGATTTTGTGGAAGAGTTTGGAATTATGCTGCAATTTATGCGGGATTGGGAGTTATAG